The Phyllopteryx taeniolatus isolate TA_2022b chromosome 17, UOR_Ptae_1.2, whole genome shotgun sequence genome window below encodes:
- the LOC133467329 gene encoding glutamate receptor 1-like isoform X3, whose amino-acid sequence MTRGGPKGRGLILGKSHACTLRRTPCECETAAELSRLRTRTMRTPHPLMLGFALAAAAAFPASVNIGGLFPAGSHEQEVFRFAVTRRAGDVPKLLPQMDAVDAGSSFAMTYAFCSQFAKGVHAVMGVYDQRTVNTVSSFCGSLHVSFVTPSFPGLADSPFVLQLRPGLREALVSLLDHFGWQRFVYMYSVHEGVSVLKKVLERAASRGWQVMSVNLDSLNEPGFIQLLADLDFKKEFQVVLDCESDRLNAILALISAQKRNLKNYQYILLNMGFVELNLTEFHALSPNVTGFQLVDWSHASVLTVQRDWMNFDSKDGKAARRGLRYAGALTYDGVSAVAAAFQNLRRQRIDVSRRGNAGECLGNPPAPWGQGIDIQRALQQVRLEGLTGRVQFDERGQRTNFTLTVVELSRTGPRKVGMWSERRGYVNTARYKPTPEEFYGLQNRTYIVTTILEAPYMMLKKNHEQLAGNDKYEGYCAELAAEIAKHVGFAYRLELVGDGKYGGRDPSSKMWNGMVGELVYGKADVAVAPLTITLVREQVIDFTKPFMSLGISIMVKKPTKSKPGVFSFLDPLAYEIWMCIVFAYIGVSVVLFLVSRFSPYEWKKSEEEEEVEEDEAPPTSSKHVAGLPLPALHKDKEKESPEHTNDFGIFNSLWFSLGAFMQQGCDISPRSLSGRIVGGVWWFFTLIIISSYTANLAAFLTVERMVSPIESAEDLAKQSEITYGTLDGGSTKDFFRRSKIGVFEKMWSYMRGADPSVFVKNTDEGVSRVRKSKGKYAYLLESSMNEYIEQRAPCDTIKVGGNLDSKGYGVATPKGSSLSLSDVRDSAPTPACPSAHLRVGRSRLPTADAF is encoded by the exons AT GACCAGAGGAGGACCTAAGGGGCGGGGCTTGATTCTCGGGAAATCCCACGCCTGCACTCTCAGGCGCACGCCGTGCGAGTGTGAGACGGCCGCAGAGCTCTCGAGGCTGCGGACGAGAACCATGAGGACTCCGCATCCTCTGATGCTCGGCTTCGcgctcgccgccgccgccgctttcCCCGCCAGCGTCAACATAG GAGGACTTTTCCCGGCCGGGTCGCACGAGCAGGAAGTGTTCCGCTTCGCCGTGACGCGCCGCGCCGGCGACGTTCCCAAACTGCTGCCTCAGATGGACGCCGTGGACGCCGGCAGCAGCTTCGCCATGACGTACGCTT TCTGCTCGCAGTTCGCCAAGGGCGTCCACGCGGTGATGGGCGTGTACGACCAGCGGACCGTCAACACGGTGTCTTCCTTCTGCGGCTCGCTTCACGTCAGCTTCGTCACGCCGTCATTTCCCGGGCTGGCCGACAGCCCCTTCGTGCTGCAGTTACGGCCCGGCCTGCGGGAGGCGCTCGTGTCGCTGCTGGACCACTTCGGCTGGCAGCGCTTCGTCTACATGTACAGCGTGCACGAAG GCGTGTCGGTCCTGAAGAAGGTTCTGGAGCGGGCGGCCTCGCGAGGCTGGCAGGTGATGTCCGTCAACTTGGACTCGCTGAACGAGCCCGGCTTCATCCAGCTGCTGGCCGACCTGGACTTCAAGAAGGAATTCCAGGTGGTTCTGGACTGCGAGTCGGACCGCCTCAACGCCATCCTGGCCCTG ATTTCAGCGCAGAAAAGAAACCTGAAGAACTATCAGTACATCCTCCTCAATATG gGCTTTGTGGAGCTGAACCTGACGGAGTTCCACGCGCTGTCCCCGAACGTGACGGGTTTCCAGCTGGTCGACTGGTCCCACGCGTCCGTGCTGACGGTCCAGCGGGACTGGATGAACTTTGACTCCAAAGACGGCAAAGCGGCGCGGCGCGGTCTGCGG TACGCAGGCGCGCTGACCTATGACGGCGTGAGCGCGGTGGCGGCGGCTTTTCAGAACCTCCGACGCCAGCGCATCGACGTCTCTCGCCGCGGGAACGCCGGCGAGTGTCTCGGGAACCCCCCCGCGCCCTGGGGGCAGGGCATCGACATCCAGAGGGCGCTGCAGCAG GTCCGTCTGGAGGGTCTGACGGGCCGCGTTCAGTTTGATGAGCGAGGACAGCGGACCAACTTTACCCTCACAGTCGTGGAACTGAGCCGCACCGGACCCCGgaag GTGGGCATGTGGAGCGAGCGGAGGGGCTACGTCAACACGGCCCGGTACAAGCCCACCCCGGAGGAGTTCTACGGGCTGCAGAACCGCACCTACATCGTCACTACCATCTTG GAAGCGCCCTACATGATGCTGAAGAAGAACCACGAGCAGCTGGCGGGAAACGACAAATACGAAGGTTACTGCGCCGAGCTGGCCGCCGAGATCGCCAAGCACGTGGGCTTCGCCTACCGACTGGAGCTGGTGGGCGACGGCAAGTACGGCGGCCGAGACCCCAGCAGCAAGATGTGGAACGGCATGGTGGGAGAGCTCGTCTACGGG AAGGCGGACGTGGCGGTGGCGCCGTTGACCATCACGCTGGTGCGCGAGCAGGTGATCGACTTCACCAAACCCTTCATGTCGCTCGGCATCTCCATCATGGTCAAGAAGCCCACCAAGTCCAAACCGGGCGTCTTCTCCTTCCTGGACCCGCTGGCCTACGAGATCTGGATGTGCATCGTCTTCGCCTACATCGGCGTGAGCGTCGTGCTCTTCCTG GTGAGTCGCTTCAGTCCCTACGAGTGGAAGAAGagtgaggaggaagaagaggtggaGGAAGACGAAGCGCCGCCCACCTCTTCCAAACACGTTGCCG GACTTCCACTTCCTGCGCTccacaaagacaaagaaaaagagagtCCGGAGCACACCAACGACTTCGGCATCTTCAACTCTCTGTGGTTCTCCTTGGGAGCCTTCATGCAGCAAGGATGCGACATCTCACCCAG gTCCCTGTCGGGCCGCATCGTGGGCGGCGTGTGGTGGTTCTTCACGCTGATCATCATCTCGTCGTACACGGCCAACCTGGCGGCGTTCCTGACGGTGGAGCGCATGGTGTCGCCCATCGAGAGCGCCGAGGACCTGGCCAAGCAGAGCGAGATCACCTACGGGACGCTGGACGGCGGCTCCACCAAAGACTTCTTCAGG AGGTCCAAGATCGGCGTGTTCGAGAAGATGTGGTCGTACATGCGCGGCGCCGACCCGTCCGTCTTCGTCAAGAACACGGACGAAGGCGTGAGCCGCGTGCGCAAGTCCAAGGGCAAGTACGCCTACCTGCTGGAGTCGTCCATGAACGAGTACATCGAGCAGCGCGCGCCCTGCGACACCATCAAGGTGGGCGGCAACCTGGACTCCAAAGGCTACGGCGTGGCCACGCCCAAAGGCTCGTCGCTCAG tctgtcTGACGTCCGTGACTCCGCCCCCACGCCAGCGTGTCCGTCCGCTCATCTGCGCGTGGGCCGATCGCGGCTGCCGACCGCGGACGCCTTTTAA
- the LOC133467329 gene encoding glutamate receptor 1-like isoform X1, giving the protein MTRGGPKGRGLILGKSHACTLRRTPCECETAAELSRLRTRTMRTPHPLMLGFALAAAAAFPASVNIGGLFPAGSHEQEVFRFAVTRRAGDVPKLLPQMDAVDAGSSFAMTYAFCSQFAKGVHAVMGVYDQRTVNTVSSFCGSLHVSFVTPSFPGLADSPFVLQLRPGLREALVSLLDHFGWQRFVYMYSVHEGVSVLKKVLERAASRGWQVMSVNLDSLNEPGFIQLLADLDFKKEFQVVLDCESDRLNAILALISAQKRNLKNYQYILLNMGFVELNLTEFHALSPNVTGFQLVDWSHASVLTVQRDWMNFDSKDGKAARRGLRYAGALTYDGVSAVAAAFQNLRRQRIDVSRRGNAGECLGNPPAPWGQGIDIQRALQQVRLEGLTGRVQFDERGQRTNFTLTVVELSRTGPRKVGMWSERRGYVNTARYKPTPEEFYGLQNRTYIVTTILEAPYMMLKKNHEQLAGNDKYEGYCAELAAEIAKHVGFAYRLELVGDGKYGGRDPSSKMWNGMVGELVYGKADVAVAPLTITLVREQVIDFTKPFMSLGISIMVKKPTKSKPGVFSFLDPLAYEIWMCIVFAYIGVSVVLFLVSRFSPYEWKKSEEEEEVEEDEAPPTSSKHVAGLPLPALHKDKEKESPEHTNDFGIFNSLWFSLGAFMQQGCDISPRSLSGRIVGGVWWFFTLIIISSYTANLAAFLTVERMVSPIESAEDLAKQSEITYGTLDGGSTKDFFRRSKIGVFEKMWSYMRGADPSVFVKNTDEGVSRVRKSKGKYAYLLESSMNEYIEQRAPCDTIKVGGNLDSKGYGVATPKGSSLRIPVNLAVLKLNEQAVLDKLKNKWWYDKGQCGHKDAGRKDKTSALSLSNVAGIFYILIGGLGVAMMVALLDFCYKSRLESRRMKELIDAAVLSSGLGGVTLALAGDNAGWPA; this is encoded by the exons AT GACCAGAGGAGGACCTAAGGGGCGGGGCTTGATTCTCGGGAAATCCCACGCCTGCACTCTCAGGCGCACGCCGTGCGAGTGTGAGACGGCCGCAGAGCTCTCGAGGCTGCGGACGAGAACCATGAGGACTCCGCATCCTCTGATGCTCGGCTTCGcgctcgccgccgccgccgctttcCCCGCCAGCGTCAACATAG GAGGACTTTTCCCGGCCGGGTCGCACGAGCAGGAAGTGTTCCGCTTCGCCGTGACGCGCCGCGCCGGCGACGTTCCCAAACTGCTGCCTCAGATGGACGCCGTGGACGCCGGCAGCAGCTTCGCCATGACGTACGCTT TCTGCTCGCAGTTCGCCAAGGGCGTCCACGCGGTGATGGGCGTGTACGACCAGCGGACCGTCAACACGGTGTCTTCCTTCTGCGGCTCGCTTCACGTCAGCTTCGTCACGCCGTCATTTCCCGGGCTGGCCGACAGCCCCTTCGTGCTGCAGTTACGGCCCGGCCTGCGGGAGGCGCTCGTGTCGCTGCTGGACCACTTCGGCTGGCAGCGCTTCGTCTACATGTACAGCGTGCACGAAG GCGTGTCGGTCCTGAAGAAGGTTCTGGAGCGGGCGGCCTCGCGAGGCTGGCAGGTGATGTCCGTCAACTTGGACTCGCTGAACGAGCCCGGCTTCATCCAGCTGCTGGCCGACCTGGACTTCAAGAAGGAATTCCAGGTGGTTCTGGACTGCGAGTCGGACCGCCTCAACGCCATCCTGGCCCTG ATTTCAGCGCAGAAAAGAAACCTGAAGAACTATCAGTACATCCTCCTCAATATG gGCTTTGTGGAGCTGAACCTGACGGAGTTCCACGCGCTGTCCCCGAACGTGACGGGTTTCCAGCTGGTCGACTGGTCCCACGCGTCCGTGCTGACGGTCCAGCGGGACTGGATGAACTTTGACTCCAAAGACGGCAAAGCGGCGCGGCGCGGTCTGCGG TACGCAGGCGCGCTGACCTATGACGGCGTGAGCGCGGTGGCGGCGGCTTTTCAGAACCTCCGACGCCAGCGCATCGACGTCTCTCGCCGCGGGAACGCCGGCGAGTGTCTCGGGAACCCCCCCGCGCCCTGGGGGCAGGGCATCGACATCCAGAGGGCGCTGCAGCAG GTCCGTCTGGAGGGTCTGACGGGCCGCGTTCAGTTTGATGAGCGAGGACAGCGGACCAACTTTACCCTCACAGTCGTGGAACTGAGCCGCACCGGACCCCGgaag GTGGGCATGTGGAGCGAGCGGAGGGGCTACGTCAACACGGCCCGGTACAAGCCCACCCCGGAGGAGTTCTACGGGCTGCAGAACCGCACCTACATCGTCACTACCATCTTG GAAGCGCCCTACATGATGCTGAAGAAGAACCACGAGCAGCTGGCGGGAAACGACAAATACGAAGGTTACTGCGCCGAGCTGGCCGCCGAGATCGCCAAGCACGTGGGCTTCGCCTACCGACTGGAGCTGGTGGGCGACGGCAAGTACGGCGGCCGAGACCCCAGCAGCAAGATGTGGAACGGCATGGTGGGAGAGCTCGTCTACGGG AAGGCGGACGTGGCGGTGGCGCCGTTGACCATCACGCTGGTGCGCGAGCAGGTGATCGACTTCACCAAACCCTTCATGTCGCTCGGCATCTCCATCATGGTCAAGAAGCCCACCAAGTCCAAACCGGGCGTCTTCTCCTTCCTGGACCCGCTGGCCTACGAGATCTGGATGTGCATCGTCTTCGCCTACATCGGCGTGAGCGTCGTGCTCTTCCTG GTGAGTCGCTTCAGTCCCTACGAGTGGAAGAAGagtgaggaggaagaagaggtggaGGAAGACGAAGCGCCGCCCACCTCTTCCAAACACGTTGCCG GACTTCCACTTCCTGCGCTccacaaagacaaagaaaaagagagtCCGGAGCACACCAACGACTTCGGCATCTTCAACTCTCTGTGGTTCTCCTTGGGAGCCTTCATGCAGCAAGGATGCGACATCTCACCCAG gTCCCTGTCGGGCCGCATCGTGGGCGGCGTGTGGTGGTTCTTCACGCTGATCATCATCTCGTCGTACACGGCCAACCTGGCGGCGTTCCTGACGGTGGAGCGCATGGTGTCGCCCATCGAGAGCGCCGAGGACCTGGCCAAGCAGAGCGAGATCACCTACGGGACGCTGGACGGCGGCTCCACCAAAGACTTCTTCAGG AGGTCCAAGATCGGCGTGTTCGAGAAGATGTGGTCGTACATGCGCGGCGCCGACCCGTCCGTCTTCGTCAAGAACACGGACGAAGGCGTGAGCCGCGTGCGCAAGTCCAAGGGCAAGTACGCCTACCTGCTGGAGTCGTCCATGAACGAGTACATCGAGCAGCGCGCGCCCTGCGACACCATCAAGGTGGGCGGCAACCTGGACTCCAAAGGCTACGGCGTGGCCACGCCCAAAGGCTCGTCGCTCAG AATTCCCGTGAACCTGGCCGTGCTCAAGCTCAATGAGCAGGCCGTGTTAGACAAGTTGAAGAACAAGTGGTGGTACGACAAAGGTCAATGTGGACACAAGGACGCCGGCAGGAAG GACAAGACGAGCGCGCTGAGCCTGAGCAACGTGGCGGGAATCTTCTACATCCTGATTGGCGGCCTGGGCGTGGCCATGATGGTGGCGCTGCTCGACTTCTGCTACAAGTCGCGGCTCGAGTCGCGCAGGATgaag GAGCTGATCGACGCCGCCGTGCTGAGCAGCGGCCTGGGCGGCGTGACGCTGGCGCTGGCGGGCGACAACGCCGGCTGGCCTGCGTGA
- the LOC133467329 gene encoding glutamate receptor 1-like isoform X2 has translation MRTPHPLMLGFALAAAAAFPASVNIGGLFPAGSHEQEVFRFAVTRRAGDVPKLLPQMDAVDAGSSFAMTYAFCSQFAKGVHAVMGVYDQRTVNTVSSFCGSLHVSFVTPSFPGLADSPFVLQLRPGLREALVSLLDHFGWQRFVYMYSVHEGVSVLKKVLERAASRGWQVMSVNLDSLNEPGFIQLLADLDFKKEFQVVLDCESDRLNAILALISAQKRNLKNYQYILLNMGFVELNLTEFHALSPNVTGFQLVDWSHASVLTVQRDWMNFDSKDGKAARRGLRYAGALTYDGVSAVAAAFQNLRRQRIDVSRRGNAGECLGNPPAPWGQGIDIQRALQQVRLEGLTGRVQFDERGQRTNFTLTVVELSRTGPRKVGMWSERRGYVNTARYKPTPEEFYGLQNRTYIVTTILEAPYMMLKKNHEQLAGNDKYEGYCAELAAEIAKHVGFAYRLELVGDGKYGGRDPSSKMWNGMVGELVYGKADVAVAPLTITLVREQVIDFTKPFMSLGISIMVKKPTKSKPGVFSFLDPLAYEIWMCIVFAYIGVSVVLFLVSRFSPYEWKKSEEEEEVEEDEAPPTSSKHVAGLPLPALHKDKEKESPEHTNDFGIFNSLWFSLGAFMQQGCDISPRSLSGRIVGGVWWFFTLIIISSYTANLAAFLTVERMVSPIESAEDLAKQSEITYGTLDGGSTKDFFRRSKIGVFEKMWSYMRGADPSVFVKNTDEGVSRVRKSKGKYAYLLESSMNEYIEQRAPCDTIKVGGNLDSKGYGVATPKGSSLRIPVNLAVLKLNEQAVLDKLKNKWWYDKGQCGHKDAGRKDKTSALSLSNVAGIFYILIGGLGVAMMVALLDFCYKSRLESRRMKELIDAAVLSSGLGGVTLALAGDNAGWPA, from the exons ATGAGGACTCCGCATCCTCTGATGCTCGGCTTCGcgctcgccgccgccgccgctttcCCCGCCAGCGTCAACATAG GAGGACTTTTCCCGGCCGGGTCGCACGAGCAGGAAGTGTTCCGCTTCGCCGTGACGCGCCGCGCCGGCGACGTTCCCAAACTGCTGCCTCAGATGGACGCCGTGGACGCCGGCAGCAGCTTCGCCATGACGTACGCTT TCTGCTCGCAGTTCGCCAAGGGCGTCCACGCGGTGATGGGCGTGTACGACCAGCGGACCGTCAACACGGTGTCTTCCTTCTGCGGCTCGCTTCACGTCAGCTTCGTCACGCCGTCATTTCCCGGGCTGGCCGACAGCCCCTTCGTGCTGCAGTTACGGCCCGGCCTGCGGGAGGCGCTCGTGTCGCTGCTGGACCACTTCGGCTGGCAGCGCTTCGTCTACATGTACAGCGTGCACGAAG GCGTGTCGGTCCTGAAGAAGGTTCTGGAGCGGGCGGCCTCGCGAGGCTGGCAGGTGATGTCCGTCAACTTGGACTCGCTGAACGAGCCCGGCTTCATCCAGCTGCTGGCCGACCTGGACTTCAAGAAGGAATTCCAGGTGGTTCTGGACTGCGAGTCGGACCGCCTCAACGCCATCCTGGCCCTG ATTTCAGCGCAGAAAAGAAACCTGAAGAACTATCAGTACATCCTCCTCAATATG gGCTTTGTGGAGCTGAACCTGACGGAGTTCCACGCGCTGTCCCCGAACGTGACGGGTTTCCAGCTGGTCGACTGGTCCCACGCGTCCGTGCTGACGGTCCAGCGGGACTGGATGAACTTTGACTCCAAAGACGGCAAAGCGGCGCGGCGCGGTCTGCGG TACGCAGGCGCGCTGACCTATGACGGCGTGAGCGCGGTGGCGGCGGCTTTTCAGAACCTCCGACGCCAGCGCATCGACGTCTCTCGCCGCGGGAACGCCGGCGAGTGTCTCGGGAACCCCCCCGCGCCCTGGGGGCAGGGCATCGACATCCAGAGGGCGCTGCAGCAG GTCCGTCTGGAGGGTCTGACGGGCCGCGTTCAGTTTGATGAGCGAGGACAGCGGACCAACTTTACCCTCACAGTCGTGGAACTGAGCCGCACCGGACCCCGgaag GTGGGCATGTGGAGCGAGCGGAGGGGCTACGTCAACACGGCCCGGTACAAGCCCACCCCGGAGGAGTTCTACGGGCTGCAGAACCGCACCTACATCGTCACTACCATCTTG GAAGCGCCCTACATGATGCTGAAGAAGAACCACGAGCAGCTGGCGGGAAACGACAAATACGAAGGTTACTGCGCCGAGCTGGCCGCCGAGATCGCCAAGCACGTGGGCTTCGCCTACCGACTGGAGCTGGTGGGCGACGGCAAGTACGGCGGCCGAGACCCCAGCAGCAAGATGTGGAACGGCATGGTGGGAGAGCTCGTCTACGGG AAGGCGGACGTGGCGGTGGCGCCGTTGACCATCACGCTGGTGCGCGAGCAGGTGATCGACTTCACCAAACCCTTCATGTCGCTCGGCATCTCCATCATGGTCAAGAAGCCCACCAAGTCCAAACCGGGCGTCTTCTCCTTCCTGGACCCGCTGGCCTACGAGATCTGGATGTGCATCGTCTTCGCCTACATCGGCGTGAGCGTCGTGCTCTTCCTG GTGAGTCGCTTCAGTCCCTACGAGTGGAAGAAGagtgaggaggaagaagaggtggaGGAAGACGAAGCGCCGCCCACCTCTTCCAAACACGTTGCCG GACTTCCACTTCCTGCGCTccacaaagacaaagaaaaagagagtCCGGAGCACACCAACGACTTCGGCATCTTCAACTCTCTGTGGTTCTCCTTGGGAGCCTTCATGCAGCAAGGATGCGACATCTCACCCAG gTCCCTGTCGGGCCGCATCGTGGGCGGCGTGTGGTGGTTCTTCACGCTGATCATCATCTCGTCGTACACGGCCAACCTGGCGGCGTTCCTGACGGTGGAGCGCATGGTGTCGCCCATCGAGAGCGCCGAGGACCTGGCCAAGCAGAGCGAGATCACCTACGGGACGCTGGACGGCGGCTCCACCAAAGACTTCTTCAGG AGGTCCAAGATCGGCGTGTTCGAGAAGATGTGGTCGTACATGCGCGGCGCCGACCCGTCCGTCTTCGTCAAGAACACGGACGAAGGCGTGAGCCGCGTGCGCAAGTCCAAGGGCAAGTACGCCTACCTGCTGGAGTCGTCCATGAACGAGTACATCGAGCAGCGCGCGCCCTGCGACACCATCAAGGTGGGCGGCAACCTGGACTCCAAAGGCTACGGCGTGGCCACGCCCAAAGGCTCGTCGCTCAG AATTCCCGTGAACCTGGCCGTGCTCAAGCTCAATGAGCAGGCCGTGTTAGACAAGTTGAAGAACAAGTGGTGGTACGACAAAGGTCAATGTGGACACAAGGACGCCGGCAGGAAG GACAAGACGAGCGCGCTGAGCCTGAGCAACGTGGCGGGAATCTTCTACATCCTGATTGGCGGCCTGGGCGTGGCCATGATGGTGGCGCTGCTCGACTTCTGCTACAAGTCGCGGCTCGAGTCGCGCAGGATgaag GAGCTGATCGACGCCGCCGTGCTGAGCAGCGGCCTGGGCGGCGTGACGCTGGCGCTGGCGGGCGACAACGCCGGCTGGCCTGCGTGA
- the LOC133467329 gene encoding glutamate receptor 1-like isoform X4, whose protein sequence is MLASACCECCRPYFFLSTICSQFAKGVHAVMGVYDQRTVNTVSSFCGSLHVSFVTPSFPGLADSPFVLQLRPGLREALVSLLDHFGWQRFVYMYSVHEGVSVLKKVLERAASRGWQVMSVNLDSLNEPGFIQLLADLDFKKEFQVVLDCESDRLNAILALISAQKRNLKNYQYILLNMGFVELNLTEFHALSPNVTGFQLVDWSHASVLTVQRDWMNFDSKDGKAARRGLRYAGALTYDGVSAVAAAFQNLRRQRIDVSRRGNAGECLGNPPAPWGQGIDIQRALQQVRLEGLTGRVQFDERGQRTNFTLTVVELSRTGPRKVGMWSERRGYVNTARYKPTPEEFYGLQNRTYIVTTILEAPYMMLKKNHEQLAGNDKYEGYCAELAAEIAKHVGFAYRLELVGDGKYGGRDPSSKMWNGMVGELVYGKADVAVAPLTITLVREQVIDFTKPFMSLGISIMVKKPTKSKPGVFSFLDPLAYEIWMCIVFAYIGVSVVLFLVSRFSPYEWKKSEEEEEVEEDEAPPTSSKHVAGLPLPALHKDKEKESPEHTNDFGIFNSLWFSLGAFMQQGCDISPRSLSGRIVGGVWWFFTLIIISSYTANLAAFLTVERMVSPIESAEDLAKQSEITYGTLDGGSTKDFFRRSKIGVFEKMWSYMRGADPSVFVKNTDEGVSRVRKSKGKYAYLLESSMNEYIEQRAPCDTIKVGGNLDSKGYGVATPKGSSLRIPVNLAVLKLNEQAVLDKLKNKWWYDKGQCGHKDAGRKDKTSALSLSNVAGIFYILIGGLGVAMMVALLDFCYKSRLESRRMKELIDAAVLSSGLGGVTLALAGDNAGWPA, encoded by the exons ATGCTAGCCTCGGCGTGTTGTGAGTGCTGCCGGCCATATTTCTTTTTGTCTACCA TCTGCTCGCAGTTCGCCAAGGGCGTCCACGCGGTGATGGGCGTGTACGACCAGCGGACCGTCAACACGGTGTCTTCCTTCTGCGGCTCGCTTCACGTCAGCTTCGTCACGCCGTCATTTCCCGGGCTGGCCGACAGCCCCTTCGTGCTGCAGTTACGGCCCGGCCTGCGGGAGGCGCTCGTGTCGCTGCTGGACCACTTCGGCTGGCAGCGCTTCGTCTACATGTACAGCGTGCACGAAG GCGTGTCGGTCCTGAAGAAGGTTCTGGAGCGGGCGGCCTCGCGAGGCTGGCAGGTGATGTCCGTCAACTTGGACTCGCTGAACGAGCCCGGCTTCATCCAGCTGCTGGCCGACCTGGACTTCAAGAAGGAATTCCAGGTGGTTCTGGACTGCGAGTCGGACCGCCTCAACGCCATCCTGGCCCTG ATTTCAGCGCAGAAAAGAAACCTGAAGAACTATCAGTACATCCTCCTCAATATG gGCTTTGTGGAGCTGAACCTGACGGAGTTCCACGCGCTGTCCCCGAACGTGACGGGTTTCCAGCTGGTCGACTGGTCCCACGCGTCCGTGCTGACGGTCCAGCGGGACTGGATGAACTTTGACTCCAAAGACGGCAAAGCGGCGCGGCGCGGTCTGCGG TACGCAGGCGCGCTGACCTATGACGGCGTGAGCGCGGTGGCGGCGGCTTTTCAGAACCTCCGACGCCAGCGCATCGACGTCTCTCGCCGCGGGAACGCCGGCGAGTGTCTCGGGAACCCCCCCGCGCCCTGGGGGCAGGGCATCGACATCCAGAGGGCGCTGCAGCAG GTCCGTCTGGAGGGTCTGACGGGCCGCGTTCAGTTTGATGAGCGAGGACAGCGGACCAACTTTACCCTCACAGTCGTGGAACTGAGCCGCACCGGACCCCGgaag GTGGGCATGTGGAGCGAGCGGAGGGGCTACGTCAACACGGCCCGGTACAAGCCCACCCCGGAGGAGTTCTACGGGCTGCAGAACCGCACCTACATCGTCACTACCATCTTG GAAGCGCCCTACATGATGCTGAAGAAGAACCACGAGCAGCTGGCGGGAAACGACAAATACGAAGGTTACTGCGCCGAGCTGGCCGCCGAGATCGCCAAGCACGTGGGCTTCGCCTACCGACTGGAGCTGGTGGGCGACGGCAAGTACGGCGGCCGAGACCCCAGCAGCAAGATGTGGAACGGCATGGTGGGAGAGCTCGTCTACGGG AAGGCGGACGTGGCGGTGGCGCCGTTGACCATCACGCTGGTGCGCGAGCAGGTGATCGACTTCACCAAACCCTTCATGTCGCTCGGCATCTCCATCATGGTCAAGAAGCCCACCAAGTCCAAACCGGGCGTCTTCTCCTTCCTGGACCCGCTGGCCTACGAGATCTGGATGTGCATCGTCTTCGCCTACATCGGCGTGAGCGTCGTGCTCTTCCTG GTGAGTCGCTTCAGTCCCTACGAGTGGAAGAAGagtgaggaggaagaagaggtggaGGAAGACGAAGCGCCGCCCACCTCTTCCAAACACGTTGCCG GACTTCCACTTCCTGCGCTccacaaagacaaagaaaaagagagtCCGGAGCACACCAACGACTTCGGCATCTTCAACTCTCTGTGGTTCTCCTTGGGAGCCTTCATGCAGCAAGGATGCGACATCTCACCCAG gTCCCTGTCGGGCCGCATCGTGGGCGGCGTGTGGTGGTTCTTCACGCTGATCATCATCTCGTCGTACACGGCCAACCTGGCGGCGTTCCTGACGGTGGAGCGCATGGTGTCGCCCATCGAGAGCGCCGAGGACCTGGCCAAGCAGAGCGAGATCACCTACGGGACGCTGGACGGCGGCTCCACCAAAGACTTCTTCAGG AGGTCCAAGATCGGCGTGTTCGAGAAGATGTGGTCGTACATGCGCGGCGCCGACCCGTCCGTCTTCGTCAAGAACACGGACGAAGGCGTGAGCCGCGTGCGCAAGTCCAAGGGCAAGTACGCCTACCTGCTGGAGTCGTCCATGAACGAGTACATCGAGCAGCGCGCGCCCTGCGACACCATCAAGGTGGGCGGCAACCTGGACTCCAAAGGCTACGGCGTGGCCACGCCCAAAGGCTCGTCGCTCAG AATTCCCGTGAACCTGGCCGTGCTCAAGCTCAATGAGCAGGCCGTGTTAGACAAGTTGAAGAACAAGTGGTGGTACGACAAAGGTCAATGTGGACACAAGGACGCCGGCAGGAAG GACAAGACGAGCGCGCTGAGCCTGAGCAACGTGGCGGGAATCTTCTACATCCTGATTGGCGGCCTGGGCGTGGCCATGATGGTGGCGCTGCTCGACTTCTGCTACAAGTCGCGGCTCGAGTCGCGCAGGATgaag GAGCTGATCGACGCCGCCGTGCTGAGCAGCGGCCTGGGCGGCGTGACGCTGGCGCTGGCGGGCGACAACGCCGGCTGGCCTGCGTGA